Proteins found in one Podarcis muralis chromosome 5, rPodMur119.hap1.1, whole genome shotgun sequence genomic segment:
- the LOC114598434 gene encoding vitellogenin-2-like has translation MRGIVLALLFALVACQKIPDKGQTQEPGTETAEIKPRFEHGKRYRYKYVADVVTTVQGYEMGRSVVRLTGGLDIYGGDQDNVLKIVSLKVEDAVGIFPGEPPFAAPSRQPESLIACTKYSFLFGYVNGKVQNIHVPRDPPLPCVNLVRGFLNGFSMSIKNQKEYELQEDGIGGECHTRYVIRGDRRSSTVLVSKTKDSNNCRNKMERSIGTFFIHRNPNCLLQNRMIQGTEAFTFKLKYNPSGADAQIMQVDAEQVYQLSPFSGAEGAGVMKATQRLTLTEVTNEHAQLPQVQLRNVNIHYEFPEVLPQMLVRTGDVKQQIEELLVELDRFPQDIRGDNAHKYLQLSQLLRYLNLENLHLLYNKFSNKPNARNAFLIGVASVGTIESLTFLKEKVVKDELHDLELYWTISLALHSVKPNVDKAEEIADVLIKMLPKIKNTGSVWLVKIFYLGYGTTVYKQCVHSRSCSTKLLEPLHDFLTDATREHNENKITLALKAIGNAAQPASLKLVKTVIDSHRYSEYIQAAAVQTMARIGKQEPTKVQGILLQIFADPSYNVTIRMMACIGLFETNPAIPTVTAIANVLLKENNLQLVNFAYSHMKAWSNVRIPLYYSLSSACSMALKLLNPRPLHQSKVLFVSGFSSKHRAGFLVKWFMIESPQTMLPSTIIWKTEVNFAGSTIQPLEVRVRTQGLKELLWRNTHQFDKYPAYQKIKDTEAKLPGFKEFPREIPVISASVKMFGQELMFITTDEMQAFMKNMQQQRQDQLPMLHKVIEGLKNINQHFMKAVMLDVQYVVPTVIGLPFQARAHSIIMAHGLLKARTELSHGDLRDANIHLQVDSKLALQGYGMIFWGVNTYDMQHGLEMRAQIRTQGVFNMNATVDIRNKNFKFDIAPPRDDQFELAMASHEAHTVARYIHSEKKASVLPERPEIDILDGDFDSEKGNIKQSSDSYKYKPTCIWVPWCMTQLCLKTIKKTKDMPKVTSWLHYLCEEHQMEFLYVQVVPLEKIQGELQLGSGALRTKRDVRASEAAKRGDKTQKDARDAKGHDDEHYRKSDRFPSPPPGSTKKWPSKKSSSSSSSDSSSDSSSSSDSSSSGSSSSDSSDTSSSDSSSSSSDSSNSDIKDKHPRKTKYSPQRKSRDSSSSSSSSSSSSGSSDSSSSDSSDSSSSDSSDSSSSSSSSSDSSDSSDSSSSSDSSDSSSSDSSDSSSDSSSSSSSSDSSDSSDSSSSDSSDSSDSSSSSSSSSSSSSSDSSDSSDSDSSDSSSSSSESSDISREKGRHSKLLQYSFLSVKQQRRQQQSSSSSSSSSSSSSSNEEYTKGSSEKVASFAVKCLTRNKRQYGIVGDVYHGSSMLKVTIRNITRPSKPVVCFQSIMVTPHKLRTTLEAGWDCKDYQVAAEVETGWFAKRPAVQFKAKHKRLPAVMTNFVEQITTVIPGAAYMMGYSYKVQRNPSQEVTLVIVLTDPRSYAVIMRTPTVTIYAEDCMIPFSLPIGDSNQPSKLWDVPSVILASQNGVCKIDGQKISTFTGQNFDKRLPPDCFMTLLQDCTCDKKFMVLIKYESNNANNILLKLTIAGSEITLKNRNGKNIVEIDGSVIPMARLPVRHEEFTVKSDRKGDEIVLSSLFGIHELIYNGRNVQVTVTPTIGYTCGLCEVYGGNAEKLRTPSGYSAKDPESFAQSWLVPDECGGACKLKHSTRRLEKPIRIGEEDMQCVSTLPVLSCKEKCRPTTTTQVSSSFHCLSAGATLPTDLVTLAAKSEDLLSSVEAHVTCSCAEEQCEA, from the exons ATGAGGGGAATAGTCCTAGCCCTCCTGTTCGCCCTTGTGG CGTGCCAGAAGATTCCAGACA AGGGCCAGACGCAAGAACCTG GGACTGAGACTGCCGAAATCA AGCCACGTTTTGAGCATGGGAAACGCTACCGCTACAAGTATGTCGCCGACGTTGTCACCACAGTGCAAGGATATGAGATGGGTAGATCTGTTGTGAGGCTGACTGGAGGGCTAGATATCTATGGAGGGGATCAAGATAATGTTCTCAAG ATTGTATCTCTGAAAGTTGAAGATGCTGTGGGAATCTTTCCGGGAGAGCCTCCATTTGCCGCACCCTCCAGGCAACCTGAATCACTTATTGCTTGCACCAAATATTCTTTCCTGTTTGGCTACGTCAATGGCAAAGTTCAGAACATCCATGTGCCAAGAGACCCACCTCTGCCTTGTGTGAATCTTGTCAGAGGCTTCCTGAACGGATTTTCCATGTCAATTAAAAACCAGAAAGAGTATGAGCTACAAGAG GATGGAATTGGAGGTGAGTGCCACACAAGATACGTCATCCGAGGTGACAGGAGGAGCAGCACAGTCCTCGTTTCTAAGACCAAAGACTCAAACAACTGCAGGAACAAAATGGAGCGCAGCATTGGAACGTTCTTCATCCACCGTAACCCCAACTGCCTGCTG CAAAACAGGATGATTCAAGGGACTGAAGCTTTCACCTTCAAACTGAAATATAACCCCTCTGGAGCTGATGCTCAGATCATGCAAGTCGATGCCGAACAAGTCTACCAGCTTTCTCCATTCAGTGGAGCTGAGGGTGCCGGAGTTATGAAAGCTAC GCAAAGGCTCACACTGACTGAGGTGACAAATGAACATGCCCAACTGCCACAGGTTCAGCTTCGGAATGTAAACATTCATTACGAGTTCCCAGAGGTTCTTCCCCAAATGCTTGTCAGAACCGGAGACGTTAAGCAACAG ATTGAAGAGCTATTGGTTGAGCTTGACCGCTTCCCACAAGACATCCGTGGAGACAATGCCCACAAGTACTTACAGCTTAGCCAGCTGCTCCGTTATTTGAATCTGGAAAATTTGCACCTTCTCTACAATAAGTTTTCGAACAAACCTAACGCCAG GAATGCCTTCCTGATTGGAGTCGCCTCTGTTGGCACTATAGAATCACTGACATTCCTCAAAGAAAAAGTTGTCAAAGATGAACTGCACGATTTGGAATTGTACTGGACAATTTCCCTAGCCTTACACTCTGTCAAGCCTAACGTAGATAAAGCTGAAGAAATTGCTGACGTGCTAATC AAAATGCTCCCCAAAATAAAGAATACCGGATCAGTTTGGCTTGTGAAGATTTTCTACCTGGGATATGGTACCACCGTCTACAAACAATGTGTTCATTCTCGCTCCTGCTCCACCAAATTGCTTGAG CCTCTTCACGACTTCCTAACTGATGCAACCAGGGAacacaatgaaaacaaaattaCTCTGGCTCTGAAAGCCATCGGCAATGCagctcagccagccagcctgaAGCTAGTGAAAACCGTGATTGATTCCCACAGATATTCAGAATACATTCAAGCAGCTGCTGTTCAGACTATGGCGCGAATTGGCAAACAGGAACCTACAAAG GTGCAAGGCATTCTCCTCCAGATCTTTGCAGACCCTTCATATAATGTGACCATCCGAATGATGGCTTGCATTGGCCTCTTCGAAACCAACCCTGCCATCCCAACAGTGACAGCTATTGCCAATGTCTTGCTCAAAGAGAACAATTTGCAACTGGTCAATTTCGCCTACTCTCACATGAAAGCTTGGTCAAATGTCAGGATCCCACTGTACTACAGCCT GTCTTCTGCATGCAGTATGGCTCTTAAACTTCTGAACCCCAGACCCCTCCACCAGAGCAAGGTTTTATTTGTCAGTGGCTTCAGCA GCAAACACAGAGCGGGATTCCTCGTGAAATGGTTTATGATCGAAAGCCCCCAAACAATGCTCCCTTCAACTATAATCTGGAAAACAGAAGTAAACTTTGCAGGTTCAACTATTCAGCCTCTAGAG gttagaGTGAGAACTCAGGGCCTCAAGGAACTTCTCTGGAGAAACACGCACCAATTCGACAAATACCCTGCATATCAGAAGATAAAGGACACTGAAGCAAAA CTGCCGGGATTCAAGGAGTTCCCTCGTGAGATTCCTGTGATATCTGCCTCTGTCAAAATGTTTGGCCAAGAACTGATGTTTATCACCACTGATGAAATGCAGGCATTTATGAAG AACATGCAGCAGCAAAGACAAGATCAGCTGCCCATGCTGCATAAGGTTATCGAAGGCCTTAAAAACATCAACCAACATTTTATGAAAGCTGTGATGCTAGATGTTCAGTACGTGGTTCCAACAGTTATTGGTCTGCCATTCCAAGCAAGAGCCCATAGCATCATCATGGCACACGGTTTATTAAAGG CAAGGACAGAATTATCTCATGGTGATCTCAGAGATGCCAATATCCACCTTCAAGTTGACAGCAAACTTGC CCTCCAGGGCTACGGAATGATTTTCTGGGGAGTGAACACATACGACATGCAACACGGTTTGGAAATGAGAGCCCAGATCCGTACACAAGGCGTATTCAACATGAATGCCACAGTGGACATCAGAAACAAGAACTTCAAATTTGACATCGCCCCACCCCGTGATGATCAGTTTGAGTTGGCAATGGCAAG CCATGAGGCACATACTGTTGCAAGATACATACATTCTGAGAAGAAGGCTTCAGTACTTCCAGAAAGACCTGAAATCGATATTTTGGATGGAGATTTCGACTCAGAAAAAGGCAACATTAag CAATCAAGCGATTCCTACAAATATAAGCCCACTTGCATATGGGTGCCTTGGTGCATGACTCAGTTGTGTTTGAAGACCATCAAGAAAACAAAAGACATGCCCAAAGTGACTTCTTGGTTGCACTACCTGTGTGAAGAACATCAAATGGAGTTTCTCTATGTACAAG TTGTTCCTCTGGAGAAGATTCAAGGGGAGCTCCAACTAGGCTCTGGAGCACTGAGGACGAAAAGGGATGTGAGAGCTTCTGAGGCAGCAAAG CGTGGAGACAAAACGCAGAAGGATGCAAGGGATGCCAAAGGCCACGATGATGAGCATTACAGAAAATCGGATCGTTTCCCATCTCCACCACCCGGTTCTACTAAAAAATGGCCCAGcaaaaagagcagcagcagcagcagcagtgacagcagcagcgacagcagcagcagcagtgatagcagcagcagtggcagcagcagcagcgacagcagcgacaccagcagcagcgacagcagcagcagcagcagcgatagCAGCAACAGTGACATCAAAGATAAACATCCCCGTAAAACCAAGTATTCTCCGCAGAGAAAGTCCAGAGACAGttcttccagcagcagcagcagcagcagcagcagtggcagcagtgacagcagcagcagcgacagcagtgacagcagcagcagtgacagcagtgacagtagcagcagcagcagcagcagcagtgacagcagtgacagcagtgacagcagcagcagcagtgacagcagtgacagcagcagcagtgacagcagtgacagcagcagtgacagcagtagcagcagcagcagcagtgacagcagtgacagcagtgacagcagcagcagtgacagcagtgacagcagtgacagcagcagcagcagcagcagtagcagcagcagcagcagcagtgacagcagtgaCAGCAGCGACAGTGACAgcagcgacagcagcagcagcagcagtgaaagctcTGACATTTCCCGGGAAAAG GGAAGGCATTCCAAACTTCTTCAATATTCTTTCCTGTCAGTGAAACAGCAG cgAAGACAGCAGCAAAGTagctcctcctccagctccagcAGCTCCTCTAGCTCCAGCAATGAAGAATACACAAAGGGCTCTTCG GAAAAAGTAGCATCCTTTGCTGTCAAATGCCTCACTCGCAATAAGAGACAATACGGAATCGTCGGCGACGTTTATCACGGCTCCTCCATGCTGAAAGTGACTATAAGAAACATCACACGGCCAAGCAAGCCAGTTGTCTGCTTCCAAAGCATAATGGTCACCCCTCACAAGCTCAGG ACCACTCTAGAAGCAGGCTGGGATTGCAAAGACTACCAGGTCGCTGCAGAAGTCGAGACGGGTTGGTTTGCTAAAAGGCCAGCAGTTCAGTTCAAGGCTAAGCACAAAAGGCTTCCTGCAGTAATGACGAACTTTGTGGAACA aataactaCAGTGATTCCTGGAGCTGCTTACATGATGGGCTACTCATACAAAGTTCAAAGAAATCCCTCTCAAGAGGTTACACTGGTTATAGTTCTAACTGATCCTAGAAGCTACGCTGTGATCATGAGGACACCCACT GTGACCATCTATGCTGAAGACTGCATGATTCCGTTTTCACTGCCTATTGGCGACTCTAACCAACCTTCAAAACTCTGGGATGTTCCATCAGTGATACTTGCTAGTCAGAATG GTGTCTGCAAAATCGATGGTCAAAAGATCTCAACCTTCACTGGACAAAACTTTGACAAAAGATTGCCTCCAGATTGTTTCATGACTTTGTTACAAGACTGTACCTGTGACAAGAAGTTTATGGTGCTGATAAAATATGAATCTAATAATGCAAACAACATCCTACTCAAATTAACCATCGCTGGCAG tGAAATTACCCTCAAGAATCGCAATGGAAAGAACATAGTAGAAATTGATGGTTCTGTAATACCAATGGCACGTCTCCCAGTCAGACATGAAG AGTTTACCGTTAAATCAGACCGCAAAGGTGACGAAATTGTACTTTCTTCATTGTTTGGAATTCACGAGCTGATCTACAATGGACGTAATGTTCAG GTAACCGTTACTCCCACTATCGGATATACCTGTGGTCTTTGTGAAGTATATGGCGGAAATGCAGAAAAATTACGAACACCAAGTGGCTACTCAGCTAAAGATCCAGAGAGCTTTGCTCAGTCCTGGCTGGTCCCCGATGAATGTGGTGGAG CctgcaaactgaaacactcaaCTAGGAGACTTGAGAAACCAATCCGGATTGGAGAAGAAGATATGCAATGTGTTTCTACTCTACCCGTGTTGAGCTGTAAGGAGAAGTGCAGACCCACCACAACAACTCAGGTGTCTTCTAgcttccactgtctctcagctg GGGCAACCTTGCCAACTGATCTGGTTACCCTCGCTGCAAAATCAGAAGACCTGCTTTCCTCTGTTGAAGCCCACGTAACATGCAGTTGTGCTGAAGAACAATGTGAAGCATAA